A window of the Deinococcus gobiensis I-0 genome harbors these coding sequences:
- a CDS encoding helix-hairpin-helix domain-containing protein has product MRGNLWSNPTNEIKNLPGIGQKLAKRVIEDLGEGDPHVAIVVIERNPFNLQDVDGIGFKKADRVAKEVYGLGPDDVRCALVIRSKQDGAPRRLSLTLKNSKMKDFVPVAIFTKYGVASDNLTQLFDTGRYGQHELLLIVEVVEDREEKGLDFDAAPVTPTWVLEELLRDDLARERMLDEGCPNCPDIEAPTLAPVPPRVVLAPRESGEDLPFPIEETETDLVGLGLN; this is encoded by the coding sequence ATGCGCGGTAACTTGTGGAGCAACCCCACCAACGAAATCAAGAACCTCCCCGGCATCGGCCAAAAGCTCGCCAAGCGCGTCATCGAAGACCTCGGCGAAGGTGACCCCCACGTCGCCATCGTGGTTATTGAGCGCAACCCCTTCAACCTGCAGGACGTCGACGGGATCGGTTTCAAGAAGGCTGACCGTGTGGCCAAAGAGGTCTACGGCCTGGGCCCCGACGACGTGCGCTGCGCCCTCGTGATCCGCAGCAAACAGGACGGCGCGCCCCGGCGGCTGAGCCTGACCCTGAAGAACAGCAAGATGAAGGACTTCGTGCCCGTCGCCATCTTCACCAAGTACGGCGTGGCCAGCGACAACCTCACCCAGCTCTTCGACACCGGGCGCTACGGGCAGCACGAGCTGCTGCTGATCGTGGAAGTCGTGGAGGACCGGGAGGAGAAGGGTCTGGACTTCGACGCGGCCCCCGTCACGCCCACCTGGGTCCTTGAGGAACTGTTACGCGACGACCTGGCGCGCGAGCGGATGCTGGACGAAGGCTGCCCGAACTGCCCGGACATCGAGGCCCCCACGCTCGCCCCCGTTCCGCCCCGTGTGGTCCTGGCGCCCCGTGAGTCCGGCGAGGATCTGCCCTTCCCCATCGAGGAAACGGAGACGGATCTCGTCGGGCTGGGGTTGAACTGA